A stretch of the Hippocampus zosterae strain Florida chromosome 16, ASM2543408v3, whole genome shotgun sequence genome encodes the following:
- the LOC127588617 gene encoding enkurin-like, with translation MAGELYPLESIHNFIEKTVIIEKPQRYVSKFRPTVLEETKPTNYMKTMGPTRLDVPVPTNYLKKHSKEPKLPEIKQVKTHYICSSKKPAVPSGPFLPPVATPTKRKTTTPKGPKQTPCVVDTNKGHKEFHNRNSGLVPVYIRKKDYGEVPNYLMRRKAKHQKALEEYNINLKKQEEHETMKYLSDMECQAIVEDLKQKYNELNAEYQRLPFMIDTPSMKTRKVRLEVEMKQLEDDIKLLNRLESICKNK, from the exons ATGGCTGGAGAATTGTACCCCCTTGAGTCCATTCACAATTTCATTGAGAAGACCGTTATCATCGAGAAGCCACAAAG GTATGTGTCAAAGTTCAGGCCGACAGTTCTTGAGGAGACCAAACCCACAAATTATATGAAAACGATGGGGCCAACTAGATTGGACGTGCCCGTCCCTACCAATTACCTGAAAAAGCACTCCAAAGAACCCAAACTACCAGAGA TCAAACAGGTCAAGACTCATTACATCTGTTCATCAAAGAAGCCAGCGGTCCCTTCAGGGCCATTTCTGCCTCCCGTTGCCACCCCTACAAAGAGAAAGACAACCACACCAAAGGGACCCAAACAGACTCCGTGTGTTGTTGACACAAACAAGGGACACAAGGAGTTCCATAATAGAAACTCTGGACTTGTCCCTGTGTACATAAGGAAAAAG GATTATGGAGAAGTACCAAACTATCTGATGCGCCGCAAAGCAAAACATCAAAAGGCACTGGAAGAGTACAACATTAATCTGAAAAAGCAGGAGGAGCATGAAACCATGAAATATCTTTCTGACATGGAATGTCAGGCCATCGTTGAG GACCTGAAGCAGAAATACAATGAGCTGAATGCAGAGTACCAGCGCCTCCCATTTATGATAGACACCCCGTCAATGAAGACTCGTAAGGTACGCCTCGAGGTGGAAATGAAGCAGCTGGAGGATGACATTAAACTCCTTAATCGGTTGGAGTCTATCTGCAAAAACAAGTAG